In Staphylococcus saccharolyticus, one genomic interval encodes:
- a CDS encoding MDR family MFS transporter produces MNIPKSVWWLVIGMALNITGASFLWPLNTVYMKEELHKSLTIAGIVLMINSFGMVVGNLLGGTLFDKLGGYKTILIGTVTCLCSTTLLNIFHGWPWYAVWLVLLGFGGGMIVPAIYAMAGAVWPNGGHQTFNAIYLAQNIGVALGAALGGFVAELSFNYIFLANLIMYVLFAIVAITQFNLEIHVKFKHQDAIDLKSKENKKRFTAMMLICAMFAICWIAYIQWETSIASFTQSINISMSQYSVLWTINGIMILVAQPLIRPIIVILRGNLKRQMLVGILVFMSSFLVTSFANHFAIFVVGMVILTFGEMFVWPAVPTIANKLAPEGKQGQYQGFVNSASTVGKAFGPFIGGVLVDTFNMSMMFIGMIVLLCFGLIFLGLFDRGLPKDYNDNQPEREPRRKRKQRHNA; encoded by the coding sequence ATGAATATACCTAAATCAGTATGGTGGCTAGTTATAGGTATGGCGTTAAATATAACTGGTGCCAGTTTTTTGTGGCCTTTAAATACTGTTTATATGAAGGAAGAACTTCATAAAAGCCTTACAATTGCTGGTATCGTCTTAATGATTAACTCGTTTGGTATGGTAGTTGGTAACTTACTAGGCGGCACCTTATTTGATAAACTTGGTGGTTATAAAACCATTTTAATAGGTACAGTTACTTGTTTATGCAGTACCACTTTACTGAATATTTTTCATGGATGGCCATGGTATGCTGTGTGGCTTGTTCTATTAGGATTTGGTGGTGGCATGATCGTTCCAGCTATTTATGCTATGGCTGGGGCTGTGTGGCCGAATGGTGGTCACCAAACATTTAATGCAATCTATTTAGCACAAAATATTGGTGTTGCTTTGGGGGCAGCACTCGGTGGCTTCGTTGCTGAGTTGAGTTTTAACTATATATTTTTAGCAAACTTAATAATGTATGTTCTTTTTGCAATTGTAGCAATTACTCAATTCAATTTAGAAATACATGTGAAATTTAAACATCAAGACGCCATTGATTTAAAAAGTAAAGAGAATAAAAAACGTTTTACAGCAATGATGTTAATTTGTGCGATGTTTGCAATATGTTGGATAGCTTATATTCAGTGGGAAACATCTATTGCTTCATTTACGCAATCAATTAATATCTCAATGTCTCAATACAGTGTGTTGTGGACAATAAATGGTATTATGATATTAGTTGCTCAACCTTTAATTAGACCAATCATTGTAATTTTAAGGGGCAATTTGAAGCGTCAAATGTTAGTAGGTATTTTAGTTTTCATGAGTTCTTTCTTAGTGACTAGTTTTGCAAATCATTTTGCGATTTTCGTTGTGGGCATGGTTATTCTTACATTTGGAGAAATGTTTGTTTGGCCAGCTGTCCCAACCATTGCAAATAAACTTGCACCTGAAGGAAAACAAGGTCAATATCAAGGATTTGTAAATTCAGCATCTACTGTAGGAAAAGCTTTTGGCCCATTTATTGGTGGTGTTCTTGTAGATACCTTTAATATGAGTATGATGTTTATTGGTATGATTGTCTTATTATGTTTTGGACTTATTTTCCTTGGACTTTTTGATAGAGGTTTGCCTAAAGATTATAATGATAATCAGCCTGAAAGAGAACCAAGACGAAAACGTAAGCAACGTCATAACGCTTAA
- a CDS encoding alpha/beta fold hydrolase encodes MWKWETESDAKGVVVIAHNILEHTGRYAYVITMLRRNGYHVIMGDLPGQGQTSRAKKGQIDDFNTYHEHLLEWIKIANEYKIPTFVFGVGLGGLIILNLLEKVDLPVEGMILISPMLELRKTGKGRKNKIISNIGKVSKDTRFKVGITSQDLTRNEEIIEEIDNDGVMLKKVTYRWYNLINEKMKETMDHIKDIKSLPTMIMYGTKDKILETTAICEFKDKFKSNELYFKAWDGLYHEIQNEPERDQVMRYVLTFLNNSVNTMGFVVKEEEVEDI; translated from the coding sequence ATGTGGAAGTGGGAAACGGAAAGCGATGCTAAAGGCGTTGTAGTTATTGCTCATAATATATTAGAACATACTGGTAGATATGCATATGTTATTACAATGTTGAGAAGAAATGGTTATCACGTAATTATGGGCGATTTGCCTGGTCAGGGACAAACTTCGCGTGCCAAAAAAGGTCAAATTGATGACTTTAATACATATCATGAACATTTATTAGAATGGATCAAAATTGCAAATGAATATAAAATACCTACATTCGTTTTTGGAGTTGGATTAGGTGGATTAATTATTTTAAACTTGTTAGAAAAGGTAGATTTACCTGTTGAAGGTATGATACTAATTTCTCCAATGTTAGAACTTAGAAAAACAGGTAAAGGACGTAAGAATAAAATCATATCTAACATAGGAAAAGTGTCAAAAGATACTCGTTTTAAAGTTGGTATTACTTCACAGGATTTAACTCGCAATGAAGAAATTATTGAAGAAATAGATAATGATGGGGTGATGTTAAAAAAGGTAACCTATCGGTGGTATAATCTCATTAATGAGAAAATGAAAGAAACAATGGATCATATTAAAGATATTAAGTCATTACCAACTATGATTATGTATGGTACAAAAGACAAAATATTAGAAACAACAGCGATTTGTGAATTTAAAGATAAATTTAAATCTAATGAATTATACTTTAAAGCTTGGGATGGTTTATACCATGAAATTCAAAATGAACCTGAAAGAGATCAAGTAATGAGATATGTTTTAACGTTCTTAAATAATAGTGTGAATACTATGGGATTTGTAGTAAAAGAAGAAGAAGTCGAAGATATTTAA
- the ribD gene encoding bifunctional diaminohydroxyphosphoribosylaminopyrimidine deaminase/5-amino-6-(5-phosphoribosylamino)uracil reductase RibD, whose amino-acid sequence MSRFMNYAIQLAQMVNGQTGINPPVGSVVVKEGRIVGLGAHLMKGDKHAEVQALDMAGIQAEGATIYVSLEPCTHHGSTHPCVNKIIEFGIKKVIYAVKDTTLVTKGDDILKEAGIDVEFQFNEAAADLYKDFFTAKRNQIPELTVKVSSSLDGKQATDFDESKWITNKQVKEDVYKLRHEHDAVLTGRRTVEADNPLYTTRVPDGKHPIRIILTKSGELDFEQQLFKDTASEIWIYTENKKLKNDENHIKVIYMKDCDTTEILKDLYQRGIGKLLVETGPSTTSQFLQSHHLDELILYLAPKLIGGSGKHQFFKTDEVIDLPEATQFEIVDSKLINQNIKLKLRKK is encoded by the coding sequence TTGAGTAGATTTATGAATTATGCCATTCAACTTGCTCAAATGGTGAATGGACAGACTGGTATTAATCCACCAGTAGGATCAGTTGTAGTTAAAGAAGGTAGAATTGTTGGTTTAGGTGCTCATTTAATGAAGGGTGACAAACATGCAGAGGTTCAAGCGCTTGATATGGCTGGAATTCAAGCAGAAGGAGCTACGATATACGTTTCATTAGAACCTTGTACACATCATGGTTCAACACATCCATGTGTCAATAAAATTATTGAGTTTGGTATTAAAAAGGTAATATATGCTGTTAAGGATACGACTTTAGTAACTAAAGGTGACGATATATTAAAAGAAGCAGGTATAGATGTTGAATTTCAATTTAATGAAGCAGCGGCTGACCTTTATAAGGATTTCTTTACTGCAAAAAGAAATCAAATACCAGAATTAACAGTTAAAGTGTCATCTAGTTTAGATGGAAAACAAGCCACTGACTTTGATGAAAGTAAGTGGATTACGAACAAACAAGTTAAAGAGGATGTCTATAAACTAAGGCATGAACATGATGCAGTATTAACAGGACGAAGAACCGTTGAAGCTGATAATCCACTTTATACTACAAGAGTTCCAGATGGAAAACATCCAATTAGAATCATACTCACCAAATCCGGAGAGCTTGATTTTGAACAACAATTATTTAAAGATACTGCATCTGAGATATGGATTTATACAGAAAATAAAAAATTAAAAAATGATGAAAATCATATTAAAGTTATATATATGAAAGATTGCGATACAACTGAAATATTAAAAGATTTATATCAACGTGGTATCGGTAAGCTGCTAGTCGAGACAGGACCAAGTACAACTTCACAATTTCTCCAATCTCATCATTTAGATGAACTTATTCTCTATTTAGCCCCGAAATTAATAGGTGGTTCAGGTAAACATCAATTCTTTAAAACAGATGAAGTGATTGATTTGCCAGAAGCTACTCAGTTTGAAATTGTTGATTCCAAGTTAATTAACCAAAATATAAAATTGAAATTACGAAAGAAGTGA
- the ribE gene encoding 6,7-dimethyl-8-ribityllumazine synthase, whose product MNFEGKLVGKDLKIAIVVSRFNDFITGRLLEGAKDTLIRHEVDEAQIDVAHVPGAFEIPLVAKKLAKKGKYDAVITLGCVIRGATSHYDYVCNEVAKGVSKVNDVSEVPVIFGILTTESIEQAVERAGTKAGNKGLEAAVSAIEMANLIKQI is encoded by the coding sequence ATGAATTTTGAAGGTAAATTAGTCGGTAAGGATTTAAAAATAGCAATAGTAGTAAGCAGATTTAATGATTTTATAACTGGACGCTTATTAGAAGGTGCAAAAGATACTTTAATTCGTCATGAAGTAGATGAAGCACAAATTGATGTTGCTCATGTACCTGGTGCATTTGAAATTCCTCTAGTTGCTAAAAAGTTAGCTAAAAAAGGGAAATATGATGCGGTCATTACATTAGGTTGTGTAATTAGAGGAGCTACCTCTCACTATGATTATGTTTGTAATGAAGTAGCTAAGGGAGTTTCTAAAGTAAATGATGTATCTGAGGTACCGGTTATTTTTGGTATCTTAACTACTGAAAGTATTGAACAAGCTGTTGAAAGAGCAGGTACAAAAGCAGGAAATAAAGGTTTAGAAGCAGCAGTTAGTGCTATCGAAATGGCTAATTTAATTAAACAAATATAG
- the leuS gene encoding leucine--tRNA ligase, producing MLNYNHKEIEKKWQDYWEENKTFKTSDNLGQKKFYALDMFPYPSGAGLHVGHPEGYTATDIISRYKRMQGYNVLHPMGWDAFGLPAEQYALDTGNDPRKFTQKNVQTFKRQIQELGFSYDWDREVNTTDPEYYKWTQWIFIQLYNKDLAYVDEVAVNWCPALGTVLSNEEVVDGMSERGGHTVYHKPMKQWVLKITEYADRLLEDLNELDWPESIKDMQRNWIGRSEGAKVTFNVEGSDNQIEVFTTRPDTIYGTSFIVLSPEHALVHKITTSDKQEEIKAYQTEASKKSDLERTDLAKGKTGVFTGAYAINPLSGQRLPIWIADYVLSTYGTGAVMAVPGHDERDHEFAEKFDLSIIEVIEGGDVHLEAYTGEGKHINSGELDGLENEDAISKAIELLEAKGAGKKKINYKLRDWLFSRQRYWGEPIPIIHWEDGTMTTVPEEDLPLLLPETDEIRPSGTGESPLANIDNFVNVTDEKTGMKGRRETNTMPQWAGSCWYYLRYIDPHNDKMIADPEKLKHWLPVDLYIGGVEHAVLHLLYARFWHKVLYDLGVVPTKEPFQKLYNQGMILGEGNEKMSKSKGNVINPDDIVSSHGADTLRLYEMFMGPLDAAIAWSENGLDGSRRFLDRVWRLIVTDDGSINNKIVDSNNQSLDKVYNQTVKKVTEDFDTLGFNTAISQLMVFINDCYKANEIYKPYIEGFVKMLAPIAPHICEELWQKLGHNETITYQPWPTFDESLLIDDEVEIVVQVNGKVRAKLNIPKDLSKEEMQDLALANDNVRMSIEGKEVKKVIVVPQKLVNIVAK from the coding sequence GTGTTGAATTACAATCACAAAGAAATTGAAAAAAAATGGCAAGATTACTGGGAAGAGAATAAAACATTTAAAACGAGCGATAATTTAGGACAAAAGAAGTTTTACGCATTAGACATGTTTCCTTATCCATCAGGTGCAGGATTACACGTAGGACACCCAGAAGGTTATACTGCAACTGACATTATTTCACGTTATAAACGTATGCAAGGGTACAATGTGCTTCATCCAATGGGGTGGGATGCCTTTGGATTACCAGCAGAACAATATGCTTTAGATACTGGAAATGATCCAAGAAAATTTACTCAAAAAAATGTACAAACGTTCAAACGACAAATTCAAGAATTAGGTTTCAGTTACGATTGGGACAGAGAAGTCAATACAACAGATCCTGAATACTATAAATGGACACAATGGATTTTTATTCAACTTTATAATAAAGATTTGGCATATGTTGATGAAGTTGCTGTTAATTGGTGCCCTGCTTTAGGTACAGTTTTATCTAACGAAGAAGTGGTTGATGGTATGTCAGAACGCGGTGGACACACTGTATATCATAAGCCTATGAAACAATGGGTGCTTAAAATTACTGAATATGCTGATAGATTACTCGAAGATTTAAATGAACTTGATTGGCCCGAATCAATTAAGGATATGCAAAGAAATTGGATTGGACGTTCAGAAGGAGCTAAAGTTACTTTCAATGTAGAAGGATCTGATAATCAAATTGAAGTATTTACGACACGTCCGGATACAATTTATGGTACTTCTTTTATAGTATTAAGTCCCGAACATGCACTAGTACATAAAATTACTACTTCTGATAAGCAAGAAGAAATTAAAGCTTATCAAACTGAAGCTTCTAAGAAATCCGACTTAGAACGTACTGACTTAGCTAAAGGTAAAACTGGCGTATTTACAGGTGCATATGCAATTAATCCACTATCTGGGCAACGTTTACCAATTTGGATTGCTGATTATGTATTATCAACTTATGGCACAGGTGCAGTTATGGCAGTACCTGGTCATGATGAACGAGATCATGAATTTGCTGAAAAGTTCGATTTATCTATTATAGAAGTTATTGAGGGTGGAGATGTTCACTTAGAAGCATACACTGGTGAAGGTAAACATATTAATTCTGGTGAATTGGATGGTCTTGAAAATGAAGATGCAATTAGTAAAGCAATTGAATTATTAGAAGCAAAAGGTGCTGGTAAGAAAAAGATTAATTATAAATTACGTGATTGGTTATTTAGTAGACAACGTTATTGGGGTGAACCAATTCCAATTATTCATTGGGAAGATGGCACGATGACAACTGTGCCAGAAGAAGATCTGCCATTGCTTTTACCAGAAACAGACGAAATTAGGCCATCAGGTACTGGAGAATCACCACTTGCAAACATCGATAACTTTGTGAATGTAACTGATGAAAAAACAGGTATGAAGGGCCGACGCGAAACAAATACTATGCCTCAGTGGGCAGGTAGTTGTTGGTACTATTTACGTTATATTGATCCTCATAATGACAAAATGATTGCCGACCCAGAAAAATTGAAACATTGGTTACCAGTAGATTTATATATTGGCGGGGTAGAACATGCTGTGCTCCATTTACTATACGCTAGATTCTGGCACAAAGTTTTATATGATTTAGGAGTAGTACCTACTAAAGAACCATTCCAAAAATTATATAATCAAGGAATGATTTTAGGTGAAGGTAATGAAAAAATGAGTAAATCTAAAGGAAATGTCATCAATCCAGATGATATTGTATCTTCACACGGCGCTGACACACTTCGTTTATATGAAATGTTTATGGGGCCACTTGATGCAGCTATCGCATGGAGTGAAAATGGCTTAGATGGGTCAAGAAGATTTCTAGATCGTGTATGGAGATTAATAGTTACTGATGATGGATCTATCAATAATAAAATTGTTGATTCTAATAACCAATCATTAGATAAAGTATATAACCAAACTGTTAAAAAAGTGACAGAAGACTTTGATACATTAGGATTTAATACAGCAATTAGTCAATTAATGGTATTTATTAATGATTGCTACAAAGCTAATGAAATTTATAAACCTTATATTGAAGGTTTTGTAAAGATGTTAGCGCCTATAGCACCACATATTTGTGAGGAATTATGGCAGAAATTAGGACATAATGAAACAATTACTTATCAACCTTGGCCAACTTTTGATGAAAGCTTATTAATAGATGATGAGGTTGAAATAGTAGTCCAAGTGAATGGTAAAGTAAGAGCTAAATTAAATATTCCTAAAGATTTATCTAAAGAAGAAATGCAAGATTTAGCGTTAGCAAATGATAATGTTAGAATGAGTATTGAAGGTAAAGAAGTTAAAAAAGTTATTGTTGTACCTCAAAAACTAGTTAATATAGTTGCTAAATAA
- the ribA gene encoding GTP cyclohydrolase II, with product MQFDTVELAIRALRNGESIIVVDDEDRENEGDLVAVTEWMADDTINFMAKEGRGLICAPVDETIAKRLNLNAMENNNTDVFGTHFTVSVDYYTTTTGISAYERTVTARALIDEQSTAKDFNRPGHLFPLIAKNNGVLTRNGHTEAAVDLARLTGAKPAGVICEIMNDDGRMAKGEDLQAFKERHQLKMITIESLIDYRKQVESHVKLNAKVRMPTDFGDFEMYGFTIDYSDEEIVAMAKGNVNENPNVRIHSACLTGDIFHSQRCDCGAQLEASMKYIEENGGMIIYLPQEGRGIGLMNKLRAYELIEKGYDTVTANLALGFDEDLRDYHIAAEILKYFDISKIRLLSNNPKKFEGLNEYGVDIEERIELIVPETQHNHSYMETKKTKMGHLI from the coding sequence ATGCAATTCGATACAGTTGAGTTGGCTATAAGAGCTTTAAGAAATGGTGAAAGCATTATTGTAGTTGACGATGAAGATAGAGAAAATGAAGGAGACCTAGTGGCAGTTACAGAGTGGATGGCTGATGACACAATAAATTTCATGGCTAAAGAAGGCCGTGGATTGATTTGTGCTCCAGTAGATGAAACCATTGCTAAACGATTAAACTTAAATGCTATGGAAAATAATAATACTGATGTTTTTGGAACACATTTTACGGTAAGTGTAGATTATTATACAACAACCACTGGTATTAGTGCATATGAGCGTACGGTAACAGCAAGAGCTTTAATCGATGAGCAATCGACTGCAAAAGACTTTAATCGTCCAGGACACCTTTTTCCATTGATAGCTAAAAATAATGGTGTCTTAACTCGTAATGGTCATACTGAAGCGGCAGTAGATTTAGCTCGTTTAACAGGTGCCAAACCAGCTGGAGTTATTTGTGAAATTATGAATGATGATGGCAGAATGGCTAAAGGAGAGGATTTACAAGCCTTTAAAGAACGTCATCAATTAAAGATGATTACTATTGAAAGTTTAATTGATTATCGTAAGCAAGTTGAGTCACATGTTAAACTCAATGCTAAAGTAAGAATGCCTACAGATTTTGGTGATTTTGAAATGTATGGCTTTACCATTGATTATAGTGATGAAGAAATTGTGGCAATGGCTAAAGGTAATGTGAATGAAAATCCCAATGTACGTATTCACTCTGCTTGTTTAACTGGTGATATATTTCATAGTCAACGTTGCGACTGTGGTGCACAACTTGAAGCATCTATGAAGTATATAGAAGAAAACGGTGGTATGATTATTTATCTCCCACAAGAAGGTCGTGGTATTGGCTTAATGAACAAATTACGTGCATATGAATTAATTGAAAAAGGTTATGATACGGTAACTGCTAACCTTGCTTTAGGCTTTGATGAAGATTTAAGAGATTATCATATTGCTGCTGAAATATTAAAATATTTTGATATTAGTAAAATAAGATTATTAAGTAATAATCCTAAAAAGTTTGAAGGATTAAATGAATATGGCGTTGATATTGAAGAAAGAATTGAACTTATCGTTCCTGAAACTCAGCATAATCACAGTTATATGGAAACGAAAAAAACTAAAATGGGACATTTAATTTAG
- the ribE gene encoding riboflavin synthase: protein MFTGIVEEIGTVQQVRSEQSVRTIEIKANKILADMHIGDSISVNGACLTVINFNDTCFTVEVIKGTESKTYLGDVQRNSEVNLERAMSGSGRFGGHFVLGHVDELGTISKINESANSKIISIKTSKNIFNQMVKQGSITVDGVSLTVFDLHERTFDIHLIPETRRSTILSSKKVGDSVHLETDVLFKYVENIMKQDKTELTENKLRAFGF from the coding sequence ATGTTTACAGGTATCGTTGAAGAAATTGGTACCGTACAACAAGTTCGCTCCGAGCAATCAGTGAGAACAATTGAAATTAAAGCTAATAAAATTTTAGCCGACATGCACATTGGTGATTCAATTAGTGTGAATGGGGCGTGTTTAACAGTCATTAATTTTAATGACACATGCTTTACTGTCGAAGTTATCAAAGGGACTGAAAGTAAAACTTATCTTGGTGATGTACAACGCAATTCAGAAGTGAATTTAGAAAGAGCTATGAGTGGTAGCGGTAGATTCGGAGGACATTTTGTTTTAGGGCATGTTGACGAACTTGGAACAATTTCTAAAATTAATGAATCAGCTAACTCAAAAATTATTTCAATTAAAACTTCAAAAAATATATTTAATCAAATGGTTAAACAAGGCTCAATCACAGTTGATGGTGTAAGTCTTACTGTATTTGATCTTCATGAGCGCACATTTGATATTCATCTTATTCCTGAAACACGCAGGTCTACGATATTATCTTCTAAAAAAGTAGGCGATTCAGTGCATTTAGAAACAGATGTATTATTTAAATATGTAGAAAACATTATGAAACAAGATAAAACAGAACTTACTGAAAATAAATTGAGAGCATTTGGTTTTTAG
- a CDS encoding class I SAM-dependent methyltransferase — MKLQRILSFSKTLIDMHVNKNSFVIDATCGNGNDTLYLASKVPDGYVYGFDIQQQAIKNTKDKVKDYQNVKLIHDGHEKVKKYIPESDYGSIDVAIFNLGYLPKSDKSVVTKPDTTIEAINNIFDILSVEGVIILVIYHGHEEGKLEKKALMSYLKHLDQNDAHVLQYQFINQKNNAPFICAIEKRR, encoded by the coding sequence ATGAAATTACAACGCATTCTTTCCTTCTCAAAAACTTTAATAGACATGCATGTAAATAAAAATAGTTTTGTTATCGATGCAACTTGTGGAAATGGAAACGATACCTTATATTTAGCCAGTAAAGTACCAGATGGATATGTTTATGGTTTTGATATTCAACAACAAGCTATAAAAAACACTAAAGATAAAGTTAAAGATTATCAGAATGTAAAATTAATTCATGATGGACATGAAAAAGTAAAAAAGTATATTCCTGAAAGTGATTATGGAAGTATTGATGTCGCAATCTTTAACTTAGGTTATTTACCAAAAAGCGATAAATCTGTTGTCACTAAACCCGATACAACTATCGAAGCAATTAACAATATTTTTGATATTTTAAGTGTTGAAGGTGTAATTATTTTAGTCATATATCATGGTCATGAAGAAGGTAAATTAGAAAAAAAAGCTTTAATGTCATATTTGAAACATCTTGATCAAAATGATGCACATGTTTTGCAGTACCAATTTATTAATCAAAAAAACAATGCGCCTTTTATTTGCGCAATTGAAAAAAGACGGTAA
- a CDS encoding proline dehydrogenase family protein has product MSLFRNFFIMLSNNTYLNEVAKRVGPQMGANRVVAGNTIPQLIETIQYLNDNKISVTVDCLGEFVNSKEESLSAKAQILEIIEAIHSYDVKAHMSVKISQLGSEFDLDLAYKNMREILLKADECGNMHINIDTENYDSLQKIQYVIDKLKGEFNNVGTVVQPYLYEAENLIDKYPDLHLRIVKGTYKENESIAYQTKDQIDDNYIYIIKKRLLNAHNFTSIAKHDDKIINQIKQFMKENHIEKEQMEFQMLYGFRSELAQSIANEGYHFTVYVPYGDDWFAYFMRRLAERPQNLTLAFQEFAKPKVLQKVGLCISIMSIIGAPFILATKLFKK; this is encoded by the coding sequence ATGTCCCTTTTTAGAAATTTCTTTATCATGTTATCTAATAATACTTATTTAAATGAGGTTGCTAAAAGAGTCGGACCTCAAATGGGTGCAAATCGTGTTGTGGCAGGCAATACAATTCCTCAATTAATTGAGACAATTCAGTATTTAAATGATAATAAAATTTCAGTTACAGTAGACTGTTTGGGAGAATTTGTTAATTCAAAAGAGGAAAGTCTGAGTGCTAAAGCGCAAATTTTAGAAATTATTGAAGCAATTCATTCATACGATGTGAAGGCACATATGTCAGTTAAAATAAGTCAACTTGGGAGTGAGTTCGATTTAGATTTGGCCTATAAAAACATGAGGGAAATTCTTCTTAAAGCAGATGAATGTGGGAACATGCATATCAATATTGATACAGAAAATTATGACAGCTTACAAAAAATTCAATATGTTATTGATAAACTTAAAGGAGAATTTAATAATGTAGGAACAGTGGTACAACCATATCTTTATGAAGCGGAAAATTTAATAGATAAATACCCTGATTTACACTTACGTATAGTCAAAGGTACTTATAAAGAAAATGAATCTATTGCCTATCAAACCAAAGATCAAATCGATGACAATTATATTTATATTATAAAAAAACGCTTGTTAAATGCACATAACTTTACTTCAATCGCTAAACATGATGATAAAATCATCAATCAAATTAAACAATTTATGAAAGAAAATCATATTGAAAAGGAACAAATGGAGTTTCAAATGCTTTATGGTTTTCGTTCAGAATTAGCACAAAGCATTGCAAACGAGGGCTATCATTTTACAGTTTATGTACCTTATGGTGATGACTGGTTTGCATATTTTATGAGAAGACTTGCCGAAAGACCTCAGAATTTAACACTTGCCTTTCAAGAATTCGCTAAACCGAAAGTTCTTCAAAAAGTAGGTTTATGTATCAGTATAATGTCAATTATCGGTGCACCCTTTATATTAGCAACAAAACTGTTTAAAAAGTAA
- a CDS encoding TIGR01212 family radical SAM protein (This family includes YhcC from E. coli K-12, an uncharacterized radical SAM protein.) yields the protein MGNYFPYAFENKRYHTWNYHLKNKFGQKIFKVALDGGFDCPNRDGTVARGGCTFCSAAGSGDFAGNRVDPIEVQFQKIKERMHEKWSEGKYIAYFQAFTNTHAPVEVLKEKYEPVLKEEGVVGLSIATRPDCLPDDVAEYLAELNDRTYLWVELGLQTVHQTTSDLINRAHDMQVYYDGVAKLRKHNINVCAHIINGLPGEDYNMMLETAKEVAQMDVQGIKIHLLHLLKGTPMVKQYEKGMLKFMSQDDYTNLVCDQLEELPPEMIVHRITGDGPIDLMVGPMWSVNKWEVLNYIDDELARRESYQGKKFNQQVKP from the coding sequence ATGGGTAACTATTTCCCGTATGCTTTCGAAAATAAACGATATCACACATGGAATTATCATTTAAAAAATAAATTTGGTCAAAAAATATTTAAAGTTGCATTGGATGGTGGCTTTGACTGTCCTAATAGAGATGGCACTGTGGCTCGCGGAGGATGTACATTTTGCTCCGCGGCTGGTAGTGGGGATTTTGCAGGAAATAGAGTTGACCCTATTGAAGTTCAATTCCAAAAAATCAAAGAACGTATGCATGAAAAATGGAGTGAAGGAAAATATATTGCATACTTCCAAGCATTTACTAACACTCATGCTCCTGTTGAGGTACTTAAAGAGAAATATGAACCTGTACTCAAAGAAGAAGGTGTCGTAGGCTTATCAATTGCTACAAGACCTGATTGCTTACCTGATGATGTAGCTGAATATTTAGCTGAACTTAATGACCGTACATATCTGTGGGTTGAATTAGGTTTACAAACCGTCCATCAAACAACTTCTGATTTAATTAACAGAGCTCATGATATGCAAGTATATTACGATGGTGTTGCTAAATTACGCAAACACAACATTAATGTTTGTGCCCATATTATCAATGGTTTACCAGGTGAAGATTATAACATGATGTTGGAAACAGCTAAAGAAGTTGCTCAAATGGATGTACAAGGAATAAAAATCCACTTACTTCATCTTTTAAAAGGAACTCCCATGGTGAAACAATATGAAAAAGGTATGCTTAAATTTATGAGCCAAGATGACTATACAAATTTAGTGTGTGACCAACTTGAGGAACTTCCACCAGAAATGATAGTTCACAGAATAACAGGCGACGGACCTATTGATTTAATGGTAGGACCAATGTGGAGTGTTAATAAATGGGAAGTCTTAAATTACATTGACGATGAATTAGCTCGTAGAGAATCATATCAAGGCAAAAAATTTAACCAACAGGTAAAACCATGA